The following proteins are co-located in the Pelagicoccus sp. SDUM812003 genome:
- a CDS encoding universal stress protein, whose amino-acid sequence MNKVLVCIDGSQYSQSCCEYAGWAASELGAAIEVVYVTDLRQFEVPFIADLSGSLGLQPYQSIMGELQSLEDRKAKIILEQGVGSIRKSGFEGEISTSHKTGFLVDSLSELEQDSELIVVGKRGENANFAAEHLGSTMERVVRAAERPCLVSSRSFQKVEKVLFAYQNVESCHAAIAYLKDTRLFANVELHLASVARNDDESDTLADLKKAEAELKSAGIEVVCQMLHGIVPQALARYAQESGIDMLIMGAYGHSRIRHLIIGSTTTEILRDCRLPTLLFR is encoded by the coding sequence ATGAACAAGGTCCTCGTCTGCATCGATGGTTCCCAGTACTCGCAAAGCTGCTGCGAATACGCAGGCTGGGCGGCGAGCGAATTGGGGGCCGCGATCGAAGTGGTCTACGTTACGGATCTTCGCCAGTTCGAAGTTCCCTTCATCGCCGACTTGAGCGGCAGCCTCGGGCTGCAGCCGTACCAGTCCATCATGGGGGAGCTTCAGTCACTGGAGGATCGCAAGGCGAAAATCATCCTCGAACAGGGCGTCGGCTCCATCCGCAAGAGCGGCTTCGAGGGCGAAATCTCGACGAGCCATAAGACGGGCTTCCTCGTGGATTCGCTCAGCGAGCTGGAGCAGGACTCGGAATTGATCGTGGTGGGGAAGCGGGGCGAAAACGCGAATTTCGCGGCCGAGCATCTTGGCTCCACCATGGAGCGAGTGGTGCGGGCCGCGGAGCGTCCTTGCCTAGTGAGTTCACGAAGTTTCCAGAAGGTGGAAAAGGTGTTGTTCGCCTATCAGAATGTGGAGAGCTGCCATGCGGCGATCGCTTACCTGAAGGATACGCGACTCTTCGCTAATGTTGAGCTGCATCTGGCGAGCGTGGCGAGAAACGACGACGAGTCCGACACGCTTGCTGACCTCAAGAAGGCCGAGGCCGAGCTGAAGTCGGCTGGAATCGAAGTGGTTTGCCAGATGCTGCACGGAATCGTGCCGCAGGCCCTCGCTCGCTATGCTCAGGAAAGCGGGATCGATATGCTGATCATGGGAGCCTACGGACACTCTCGGATCCGACACCTGATCATCGGAAGCACCACAACGGAGATCCTGCGCGACTGTCGCTTGCCGACCTTGCTCTTCCGCTAA
- the cysN gene encoding sulfate adenylyltransferase subunit CysN, producing MSAENSSDSNGYLDMDLLRFTTAGSVDDGKSTLIGRLMYDSKAIFEDQLESIERTSKQRGDENVNLALLTDGLRAEREQGITIDVAYRYFATPRRKFIIADTPGHIQYTRNMVTGASTANLAIILVDARKGVIEQTCRHSFIANLLRIQHVVIAVNKMDLVDWDEKVFNKIREDFKQFASRLGNIVEVSFIPISALKGDNVVDTSANMPWYKGPTLLYHLETVYVGPDANHVDSRLPVQWVVRPHSDEYHDFRGYAGRVAGGVFKPGDDVVVYPSGFEAKIKGVHTADGELEEAFSPLSVTITLDREIDISRGDMIAKPNNPPKVDQDIDAMICWFSEKPMNPRGKFLIRHCAKEAKALIRDVKYKVDINTLRKIEDDTQFTLNDIGRITLRTASPLCYDSYKANRVTGSFILVDAFTNETVAAGMIR from the coding sequence ATGAGCGCAGAAAACAGCTCCGACTCCAACGGATATCTCGATATGGATTTGCTCCGGTTCACCACCGCCGGATCCGTCGATGACGGAAAATCGACTTTGATCGGTCGACTCATGTACGACTCGAAGGCGATCTTCGAGGACCAGCTTGAGTCGATCGAACGCACCAGCAAGCAACGCGGCGACGAGAACGTGAATCTCGCCCTTCTGACCGATGGCCTTCGGGCGGAGCGAGAGCAGGGAATAACCATCGACGTGGCCTATCGCTACTTCGCGACGCCACGCCGCAAGTTTATCATCGCGGATACTCCGGGCCACATTCAGTACACCCGCAACATGGTGACCGGCGCCTCCACGGCGAACCTCGCCATCATCCTGGTGGATGCCCGCAAGGGCGTGATCGAGCAGACCTGCCGCCACTCCTTTATCGCCAACCTGTTGCGCATCCAGCACGTGGTGATCGCGGTCAACAAGATGGACTTGGTGGACTGGGACGAGAAGGTCTTCAACAAGATCCGGGAGGACTTCAAGCAGTTCGCCTCCCGCCTTGGAAACATCGTGGAAGTCTCCTTCATTCCGATTAGCGCCTTGAAGGGCGACAACGTGGTCGATACCTCTGCCAACATGCCTTGGTACAAGGGACCGACCTTGTTGTACCATTTGGAAACGGTCTACGTCGGTCCAGACGCCAACCACGTCGATTCGCGCCTGCCAGTGCAGTGGGTCGTCCGTCCGCACAGCGACGAGTATCACGATTTCCGAGGTTACGCGGGACGTGTGGCAGGAGGCGTGTTCAAGCCCGGCGACGACGTGGTGGTCTATCCCTCCGGCTTCGAAGCCAAGATCAAAGGGGTGCACACCGCTGACGGCGAGCTCGAGGAGGCGTTTTCGCCCTTGAGCGTGACGATCACCTTGGACCGCGAGATCGACATCAGCCGGGGCGACATGATTGCCAAGCCGAACAACCCGCCGAAGGTGGATCAGGACATCGATGCCATGATCTGCTGGTTTTCGGAGAAACCGATGAACCCGCGCGGCAAGTTCCTCATCCGTCACTGCGCCAAGGAGGCCAAGGCCCTGATTCGCGACGTGAAGTACAAGGTCGACATCAACACCCTGCGCAAGATCGAGGACGACACGCAATTCACGCTCAACGACATCGGCCGCATCACGCTGCGTACCGCGTCTCCGCTTTGCTACGACAGCTACAAGGCGAATCGCGTGACGGGCTCCTTCATCCTCGTCGACGCCTTCACCAACGAGACCGTCGCCGCGGGCATGATTCGCTAG
- the uvrB gene encoding excinuclease ABC subunit UvrB yields the protein MGLFKLNADYEPMGDQPEAIESIVRSIEQGNRYQTLLGVTGSGKTFSMANIIARLDRPALVISHNKTLAAQLYSEFKRFFPENAVEYFVSYYDYYQPEAYVPSTDTYIEKDSSINDEIDRLRISTTSSLISRRDVIVVASVSCIYGLGSPEDFQELMIPLRVGEQYGRDALLNGLVEILYERNDISLERGRFRVRGDVVDIMPAYLEKGLRVEFWGDEIERLSEFDPVSGNALQSLQQFDLYPANQFVTTREKMERAVGFIKAELKDRVKAFESQGKLLEAQRISMRTNYDLEMLQEVGFCNGIENYSMHLSGRKPGERPFCLIDFFPKDLLLFVDESHVTMPQIGAMYAGDRSRKSTLVEHGFRLPSALENRPMNFEEFAQVTNQTVFVTATPAKFEQEKSALVAEQVIRPTGLLDPVISIRPTKGQVEDLISEIKKAISAGERVLVTTLTKRLSEDITSYLREKDISVEYLHSDIDALERVEILRRLRAGRFDVLVGINLLREGLDLPEVALVAILDADKEGFLRSETSLVQTAGRAARHEKGRVLFYADVITDSIRRTLEITDYRRAKQIEYNESHGIVPRSVIRGDQASLHELMEDEESPMPMVSEDDDVQAVIDELTREMDDAAAKLEFEKAALLRDQIDALKSGEFKSGGSGSGRKSYRGGKSKSKRSR from the coding sequence ATGGGACTATTCAAGCTCAACGCTGACTACGAACCGATGGGCGACCAGCCGGAGGCGATCGAGTCGATCGTGCGATCGATCGAGCAGGGAAATCGCTATCAGACGCTTCTCGGAGTCACAGGTTCGGGCAAAACCTTTTCCATGGCCAATATCATCGCTCGTCTCGACCGTCCGGCCCTCGTCATCTCGCACAACAAGACTTTGGCAGCCCAGCTGTATTCGGAATTCAAGCGCTTCTTTCCGGAAAACGCGGTAGAGTATTTCGTCAGCTACTACGACTACTACCAGCCCGAGGCGTACGTGCCTTCGACCGATACCTACATCGAGAAGGACTCCTCCATCAATGACGAGATCGATCGTCTAAGGATTTCAACTACGAGCAGCTTGATCAGCAGAAGGGATGTGATCGTAGTAGCCAGTGTCTCGTGCATCTATGGACTTGGTTCGCCGGAGGACTTTCAGGAGCTGATGATTCCCCTGAGAGTCGGCGAGCAGTACGGTCGCGACGCGTTGCTCAATGGATTGGTGGAGATCCTCTACGAACGAAACGACATCAGCCTGGAACGCGGTCGCTTTCGCGTGCGCGGCGATGTGGTGGACATCATGCCGGCCTATCTGGAAAAAGGGCTCAGAGTGGAGTTTTGGGGCGATGAGATCGAGCGACTCTCCGAGTTCGATCCGGTCAGCGGCAATGCCCTTCAGTCCTTGCAGCAATTCGATTTGTATCCAGCGAATCAATTCGTCACTACGCGGGAAAAAATGGAGCGGGCGGTCGGCTTCATCAAAGCGGAGCTGAAGGATAGGGTGAAGGCGTTCGAGTCGCAAGGCAAGCTGCTGGAAGCTCAGCGAATCAGCATGCGGACCAACTACGACCTGGAGATGCTGCAAGAAGTCGGATTCTGCAATGGCATCGAAAACTATTCCATGCATCTGTCGGGTCGAAAGCCCGGAGAGCGTCCGTTCTGCTTGATCGACTTCTTCCCCAAGGACCTTTTGCTGTTCGTCGACGAGAGTCATGTGACCATGCCCCAGATCGGGGCCATGTACGCTGGCGACCGTTCGCGTAAATCCACCTTGGTCGAGCACGGGTTTCGCCTCCCGTCAGCGTTGGAGAACCGTCCAATGAACTTCGAAGAGTTCGCCCAAGTGACGAACCAAACCGTTTTCGTCACGGCGACGCCGGCGAAGTTCGAGCAGGAAAAGAGCGCTTTGGTGGCCGAACAAGTGATACGACCAACCGGATTGCTTGACCCGGTAATCTCGATACGTCCCACCAAGGGACAAGTGGAGGACTTGATTTCGGAAATCAAGAAAGCCATTTCCGCGGGGGAACGCGTGCTGGTCACGACGTTGACCAAACGTCTCAGCGAGGACATCACGTCCTACTTGAGAGAGAAGGACATCAGCGTGGAATACCTGCATTCCGATATTGATGCTCTGGAGCGAGTGGAAATCCTACGTCGACTGCGTGCGGGGCGCTTCGACGTTCTGGTCGGCATCAATCTGCTCCGAGAGGGCTTGGACCTGCCCGAGGTGGCGTTGGTGGCGATTTTGGATGCGGATAAGGAAGGCTTTTTGCGCAGCGAGACCAGTCTGGTGCAGACCGCGGGCCGGGCGGCTCGCCACGAAAAAGGACGCGTTCTTTTCTATGCTGATGTCATTACGGATTCGATTCGTAGGACCTTGGAGATCACCGACTATCGCCGCGCAAAGCAGATCGAATACAACGAGTCGCATGGCATCGTGCCCAGAAGCGTGATACGGGGTGATCAGGCAAGTTTGCACGAGCTGATGGAAGATGAGGAATCGCCCATGCCTATGGTGTCCGAAGACGATGACGTACAGGCTGTGATCGACGAGTTGACCCGTGAGATGGATGACGCCGCGGCGAAGCTTGAATTCGAGAAGGCAGCGCTGCTGCGGGACCAGATCGACGCTCTCAAAAGCGGAGAGTTCAAGTCAGGCGGCTCCGGCTCGGGCAGGAAAAGCTATCGGGGCGGAAAATCGAAATCCAAGCGATCCCGCTAG
- a CDS encoding HAD family phosphatase, with protein sequence MGTEFGFIFDWDGVVVDSSRQHELSWDRLAEVEELALYPGHFKDGFGKKNSFIIPNLLKWTDDPQEIERLSLRKEEFYREIVAETGLSPLPGVASFLKELKAAGFRACVGSSTPRRNIDAVTSLIGLEGRFDDVVSADDVGNGKPDPEVFLKAAAKIGVEPSRCVVFEDSFSGIEAGQRAGMKVVGLATTNPIESLREHGVSLAASSFEELNLQVVHDLFA encoded by the coding sequence ATGGGAACTGAATTTGGGTTCATCTTCGATTGGGATGGCGTAGTCGTAGATTCGTCTCGACAGCATGAATTGAGCTGGGACCGGCTGGCTGAGGTGGAAGAGCTCGCCCTCTATCCTGGGCACTTCAAGGACGGATTCGGCAAGAAGAACAGCTTCATCATTCCCAATCTGCTGAAGTGGACCGATGACCCTCAGGAAATCGAGCGACTCAGCCTGCGAAAGGAAGAGTTCTACCGCGAAATCGTAGCCGAGACAGGTCTGAGTCCGCTGCCGGGCGTGGCGTCTTTTCTCAAGGAGCTGAAGGCGGCGGGATTTCGGGCCTGCGTTGGATCCTCGACGCCACGCAGGAACATCGACGCGGTGACGTCATTGATCGGATTGGAAGGGCGCTTCGACGATGTGGTCTCTGCCGACGACGTGGGGAACGGAAAGCCCGATCCGGAGGTATTTCTCAAGGCGGCTGCCAAGATTGGTGTCGAACCGAGTCGTTGCGTGGTTTTCGAGGACTCCTTTTCGGGCATCGAAGCAGGGCAGCGAGCCGGGATGAAAGTGGTCGGCTTAGCGACGACCAACCCGATCGAAAGCCTGCGCGAGCATGGCGTGAGCCTTGCTGCAAGCAGCTTCGAAGAACTGAACCTGCAAGTGGTACACGATTTGTTTGCCTGA
- a CDS encoding dicarboxylate/amino acid:cation symporter yields the protein MKISNAKLTRNILIGMGLGLILGLALNFSGLQKNEWISSLFIEGVFDLVGNIFVRSLKLLVVPLVFVSLVCGTAAMDDVRKLGKIGIKTMGLYLLTTCIAISLAMGLAFIFKPGQGVAVAETTDSISITEAPSIWEVITNMFPTNPVQAMAEGSMLQVIVFSILFGLAIVVSGKPGQRILSIFTDLNEIVLKLVMILMLIAPYGVFAKITVVFAVEGVDAIWQLGRYFFLVILALVLHAVIVYPSLLKLLSGLSPIRFLKNFYKVQIFAFSTASSNATLPVTLETAEKKLGVNNSTASFTIPLGATINMDGTAIMQGVATIFIAQISGVDLTIGQLLMVIVTATLASIGTAGVPGVGLVMLTMVLNQVGLPIEKISLIIGIDRILDMIRTAVNVTGDAAVTCIVAKGEGQLDESIYNSDTQEEVARS from the coding sequence ATGAAGATTTCCAACGCTAAGCTCACTCGCAATATCCTAATCGGAATGGGCCTTGGTCTGATCCTCGGCCTCGCCCTGAATTTCAGCGGCCTGCAAAAGAACGAGTGGATTTCCTCTCTTTTTATCGAAGGAGTCTTCGATCTGGTCGGAAATATCTTCGTGCGCTCGCTAAAGCTGCTGGTCGTGCCCCTCGTGTTCGTCTCGCTCGTATGCGGAACGGCCGCCATGGACGACGTGAGAAAGCTGGGCAAGATCGGGATCAAGACCATGGGGCTCTACCTGCTGACCACCTGCATCGCCATTAGCCTGGCCATGGGATTGGCGTTTATCTTCAAGCCCGGCCAAGGTGTCGCGGTAGCGGAAACGACCGATTCGATATCGATCACTGAAGCGCCGAGTATTTGGGAAGTCATTACAAACATGTTTCCCACCAATCCAGTTCAAGCCATGGCGGAAGGAAGCATGCTTCAGGTGATCGTTTTCTCCATCCTTTTCGGCTTGGCCATCGTCGTATCCGGAAAGCCAGGACAGCGGATCTTGTCGATCTTCACTGATCTCAACGAGATCGTGCTCAAACTGGTGATGATCCTGATGCTGATCGCTCCGTATGGCGTTTTCGCGAAGATCACGGTGGTGTTCGCGGTCGAAGGGGTGGACGCCATTTGGCAGCTAGGCCGGTATTTCTTCTTGGTCATTCTCGCCCTCGTGCTGCACGCGGTCATCGTCTATCCAAGCTTGCTCAAGCTTCTCAGCGGGCTCAGTCCGATTCGGTTTCTCAAGAACTTCTACAAGGTCCAGATTTTCGCCTTCAGCACCGCGAGCAGCAACGCCACGCTACCGGTCACTCTGGAAACGGCGGAGAAGAAGCTGGGCGTAAACAACTCGACAGCATCCTTCACCATTCCTCTCGGCGCCACCATCAACATGGACGGCACCGCGATCATGCAAGGGGTGGCCACGATTTTCATAGCGCAGATTTCCGGAGTGGATCTGACGATCGGCCAACTGCTGATGGTGATCGTGACGGCCACGTTGGCGTCCATTGGGACCGCGGGCGTGCCGGGCGTGGGCCTGGTCATGCTCACCATGGTCTTGAATCAAGTAGGGCTTCCGATCGAGAAGATCAGCTTGATCATTGGCATAGATCGCATCCTCGACATGATTCGTACAGCGGTCAACGTGACGGGCGACGCCGCCGTGACCTGCATCGTCGCGAAGGGAGAGGGGCAGCTGGACGAATCGATTTACAATTCGGATACTCAGGAAGAAGTGGCGAGGTCTTAG
- a CDS encoding ABC transporter ATP-binding protein — translation MSAVIEIKGLTKDFSLSEKGRYLRAVDHLDLTIERNSVFGLLGPNGSGKSTTIKILLGLSQPTSGSCRILGNAPSDRLTRSKVGYLPDAPYYYRFLSGLELMLFYAKLLGVPRCRRESRCRELLRDFGLSDAASRKVGAYSKGMLQRLGFAQSLIGDPEILILDEPTAGVDPVGAAEVGDFIRRLKAEGKSILLCSHLLAQVQDVCDRVGIMNKGRLLAEGSLDELLATGDRTSLRIEGIDAETSKELERRATAAGGKVTPQGISLDALFRDLVENDEERESEA, via the coding sequence GTGTCTGCCGTCATTGAAATCAAGGGCCTCACCAAGGACTTTTCGCTATCGGAAAAGGGTCGGTACTTGAGGGCGGTTGACCATCTCGACCTGACCATCGAAAGAAATTCGGTCTTCGGCCTCCTCGGACCGAACGGCTCCGGAAAGAGCACGACGATCAAGATTCTGCTAGGGCTCTCGCAGCCTACCAGCGGCAGCTGCCGGATTCTGGGCAACGCTCCTTCCGATCGCTTGACGCGATCAAAGGTCGGATACTTGCCGGACGCCCCGTACTACTATCGTTTTCTTAGCGGATTGGAGCTGATGCTTTTTTATGCGAAACTGCTCGGAGTGCCGCGGTGCCGGAGGGAGTCGCGATGCCGCGAGCTTTTGCGGGATTTTGGCCTTTCCGACGCCGCGTCACGCAAGGTCGGGGCCTACTCCAAAGGGATGCTGCAGCGGCTGGGATTCGCCCAGTCGCTCATTGGCGACCCTGAGATTCTGATCCTGGACGAACCCACTGCGGGGGTCGATCCGGTCGGCGCCGCGGAGGTTGGCGACTTCATTCGACGTCTCAAAGCGGAAGGGAAATCGATCCTGCTCTGCTCGCACCTTCTGGCCCAGGTCCAAGACGTGTGCGATCGAGTCGGCATCATGAACAAGGGGCGTTTGCTTGCGGAGGGCTCCCTGGACGAGCTGCTGGCCACGGGCGATCGGACCAGCCTTCGCATCGAGGGAATCGATGCGGAGACCAGCAAGGAACTGGAGAGAAGGGCCACGGCCGCGGGAGGAAAGGTCACCCCTCAGGGAATCAGTCTCGACGCCTTGTTCCGGGATCTTGTGGAGAACGACGAGGAGAGGGAGAGCGAGGCGTGA
- a CDS encoding ABC transporter permease produces the protein MRLFLLLAFAGVASLGAGLFFQEFNLGASELEFIADFGFGSMTLLGSIMTVVVTAQLVYGEIEQRTLMPLLAKPVSRGEFLCGKLLGAWATICCFVGILALSTVLAVWIRAAQIGETAAQAYAVGEAVGAGDIALFAGLQCIRLMVLASVTAFFASYASSQLFAVFMGGFFWILGQLHDVFIEQAARGSAVGSIILKLAAYLVPDLRAFELGSQLIEGNAASAGQILQLAGYGLLYSVFYSVLAVAALKNREL, from the coding sequence ATGAGGCTGTTTCTGCTTCTTGCCTTCGCCGGTGTCGCTTCCCTCGGAGCCGGTCTTTTCTTCCAGGAGTTCAACCTTGGCGCATCGGAGCTGGAATTCATCGCGGACTTCGGCTTTGGCAGCATGACCTTGCTCGGTTCCATCATGACCGTGGTGGTGACAGCCCAGCTGGTGTACGGCGAGATCGAGCAGCGCACGCTAATGCCGCTTTTGGCCAAGCCGGTGAGTAGAGGCGAGTTTCTATGCGGCAAACTGCTGGGGGCCTGGGCCACCATCTGCTGCTTCGTTGGCATTCTCGCCCTGTCCACCGTTTTGGCGGTATGGATTCGGGCCGCGCAGATCGGCGAAACGGCAGCGCAAGCCTACGCGGTGGGTGAAGCTGTCGGGGCAGGCGACATCGCCCTGTTTGCCGGGCTCCAGTGCATTCGCTTGATGGTGCTGGCAAGCGTCACGGCGTTTTTCGCCAGCTACGCCAGTTCGCAACTGTTCGCAGTTTTCATGGGCGGCTTCTTCTGGATCCTGGGGCAGCTCCACGACGTTTTCATCGAGCAAGCCGCCCGAGGCAGCGCCGTGGGTTCCATCATTCTGAAACTCGCGGCCTACCTGGTACCGGATCTACGCGCCTTCGAGCTTGGGTCGCAGCTTATCGAAGGAAACGCGGCGAGCGCGGGACAGATCCTCCAGCTTGCAGGCTATGGCCTCCTGTATTCAGTTTTCTATAGCGTTCTCGCCGTTGCGGCCCTCAAGAATCGTGAATTATAA
- the cysC gene encoding adenylyl-sulfate kinase encodes MSENIHPISDRLLKKEDRERSLGQRGKVVWLCGLSGSGKSTLAIALEKALYSAGKHVYVLDGDNIRTGLNKGLGFSDDDRQENIRRIAEVSKLFQDAGLIAINSFITPTANLRALARDVIGKENLIEIYVRASFETCKQRDVKGLYAKVEQGLVPDFTGKDSGFEEPEDSDLVIDTEAQSVEESLQTLLDFVSKQLELS; translated from the coding sequence ATGAGTGAGAATATTCATCCAATATCCGATCGTCTGCTGAAAAAAGAGGACCGTGAGCGTTCGCTGGGGCAGCGGGGAAAAGTGGTTTGGCTTTGCGGTCTATCCGGCTCAGGCAAGAGCACCTTGGCGATCGCCTTGGAGAAGGCGCTGTACTCGGCGGGGAAACACGTCTACGTGCTCGACGGCGACAATATCCGTACCGGGCTCAACAAGGGTCTGGGCTTCAGCGACGACGATCGTCAGGAGAACATCCGACGCATCGCCGAGGTTTCGAAGCTTTTCCAGGATGCCGGACTGATCGCGATAAACTCCTTCATCACCCCGACCGCAAATTTGCGGGCATTGGCCCGGGATGTCATCGGCAAGGAGAACCTGATTGAGATCTACGTCCGAGCCTCCTTCGAAACCTGCAAGCAGCGCGATGTGAAGGGCCTGTACGCCAAGGTGGAACAGGGCTTGGTGCCCGATTTCACTGGCAAGGACTCCGGTTTCGAGGAGCCTGAGGACTCCGACCTCGTGATCGATACGGAGGCCCAGAGCGTGGAGGAGTCGCTGCAGACCCTCTTGGATTTCGTGTCTAAGCAACTCGAGCTCTCCTAG
- a CDS encoding glucose-1-phosphate adenylyltransferase encodes MQKKAIAVIMGGGRGTRLYPLTKERCKPAVPLAGKYRLVDIPISNCLNSGINNIYLLTQFNTASLHRHIQETYRFDPFGGGTVDILSAEQTEKGDSWYQGTADAVRQNIHHFTGSDYDYVVILSGDQLYRMDYQKILEEHIQSGSDVTVAAIPFPSDSVEGLGLMRVDEKLNIIEFVEKPKDPAVIKSLEIPDSLGANLKSTQSKKCCLASMGIYVFNRETMIDALNNSMTDFGKEVIPSLLGKGKLAAHIFEGYWEDIGTVRAFFDANLQLADPMPLFNFFSRGRPVYSRARYLPASKINRCSINHVIVGDGCIITDSYLKRCVIGIRSVLREGTRLENVIMMGADEFESSEERRRNRENGVPDVGVGLNCEIKNAIIDKGARIGDNVKLNPEGKPDMYEKNGVFVRDGIVIVSKNTVVPNNTVL; translated from the coding sequence ATGCAGAAAAAAGCTATTGCCGTAATTATGGGTGGTGGACGAGGAACTCGGCTCTACCCATTGACTAAAGAACGTTGCAAGCCAGCAGTGCCGCTTGCAGGAAAATATCGACTGGTCGATATTCCCATCAGCAATTGCCTGAATTCCGGCATCAACAACATCTATCTGCTGACGCAGTTCAACACGGCATCCTTGCACCGACACATACAGGAGACCTACCGATTCGACCCGTTCGGGGGCGGCACGGTGGACATCCTCTCCGCTGAGCAGACGGAGAAAGGCGACAGTTGGTATCAGGGCACGGCGGATGCGGTGAGGCAGAACATCCACCACTTCACGGGCAGCGACTACGACTATGTGGTGATTCTCTCAGGCGACCAGCTGTACCGCATGGATTACCAGAAGATCCTCGAGGAGCATATCCAGAGCGGCTCCGATGTGACGGTGGCCGCGATCCCGTTCCCCTCCGATTCGGTGGAAGGCCTGGGGCTGATGCGCGTGGACGAGAAGCTCAACATCATAGAATTCGTCGAAAAGCCGAAGGATCCTGCGGTTATCAAGAGTCTGGAGATTCCGGATAGCCTAGGGGCGAATCTGAAGTCGACGCAAAGCAAGAAGTGCTGCCTCGCTTCCATGGGCATCTACGTCTTCAACCGCGAGACCATGATCGATGCCCTCAACAATTCGATGACGGATTTCGGCAAGGAAGTCATCCCGTCGCTGCTAGGCAAAGGCAAGCTGGCGGCCCATATTTTCGAAGGGTACTGGGAAGACATCGGAACGGTACGAGCGTTTTTCGATGCGAATCTCCAGCTAGCGGATCCGATGCCGCTGTTCAACTTCTTCTCCCGCGGCAGACCGGTCTACTCGAGAGCTCGATACCTGCCTGCTAGCAAGATCAACCGCTGCTCCATCAATCACGTGATCGTTGGCGACGGCTGCATCATCACCGATTCCTACCTTAAGCGTTGCGTGATCGGCATTCGCTCCGTGCTGCGCGAAGGCACCCGATTGGAAAATGTGATCATGATGGGGGCGGACGAGTTCGAAAGCTCGGAGGAACGTCGCCGCAATCGCGAAAACGGCGTTCCGGATGTCGGCGTCGGCCTCAATTGCGAGATCAAGAACGCCATCATCGACAAGGGAGCTCGCATCGGCGACAACGTGAAACTGAACCCGGAAGGCAAGCCCGACATGTACGAGAAAAACGGCGTGTTCGTGCGCGACGGGATCGTGATCGTGAGCAAGAACACGGTCGTGCCCAACAACACCGTTTTGTAG
- a CDS encoding acylphosphatase — protein sequence MSDIDSTFFLVAHFSGHVQGVGFRYSTTQLAKGYEVTGFVRNLADGRVELQVEGEEDECRQLVANVEDELDAYVRKTELNVGRRERQFRDFRIA from the coding sequence ATGAGCGATATCGATTCAACGTTCTTCCTGGTGGCCCATTTTTCGGGCCATGTGCAAGGGGTAGGGTTTCGCTACTCGACGACGCAACTTGCGAAGGGGTACGAGGTCACTGGTTTCGTGCGGAATCTAGCGGACGGACGCGTGGAGCTGCAGGTGGAAGGCGAGGAGGACGAGTGCCGACAGCTGGTAGCCAACGTGGAGGACGAGCTGGACGCCTACGTGAGGAAAACGGAGTTGAACGTGGGGCGCCGCGAGCGTCAGTTCAGGGATTTTCGCATCGCCTAA